The genomic interval TGTGATCAACTGATCATGCCACATACTCTCTCTGGAATAAATTCCTCCCAATGCTCTCTTGAATCCATTTCTCCTCATTGAGATGCAGATTCTAGTTCGTTTTACTAGTGAGAAAACCATAATTATCGtagctatatatttaattataagacCATAATTAGCGcaggtatatattttattatttatatatgtgtaattaGAGATAACTATCATTGAAATAAATGTCGTTTTACTAGTGAGAAAACCATAATTATCGtagctatatatttaattataagacCATAATTAGCGcaggtatatattttattatttatatatgtgtaattaGAGATAACTATCATTGAAATAAATGAAAGATTGCTATAACAAGAAGCTCACTGTGAAAGTTAAAACAGTGGAAACTGGCATATTAATGCTGAAAGCTGATATTCATCGCTGAGTGAGTAAATCTTTTATAGACAAGTTTTGCGTTTTAGTTCGATTATTCATTGCCTTTTGTGCGCACTTTTTAAACCGCCAAgcgatctattttttataaaaaagttgttataTACAAGTCtatcattattattttaactttgttttatttaatttcatcagtTATACTGTTAAATAGTAATAACTCTATCCCAAATTAAGTGTATTTGTGGATCTCCATGTTTAGTATAATGTTTGATCGTTCGTTTATTTGaaaagttatgaaaaaaaagtaaaacaatcACATGATACTGTTcatatcttatttttcttggaCGGAGACGATATTTAACTTTGTTGTATTTAATTCTatcgtttatatcattaaatagatataaaaaataagataatcaaTCATGAATCATCTGCCGAAAGAAAACAGCACAGCCATTGTATAACTTTAGCTCATGACATgccacaaaatatatttttgcgcCTACTGCACTGAAGATACAGTTCGACGCAGTGGCAGAAGGAACTTCTTTTCCAAAGAAGAACATGCAACCAAGAGGATGGAAATCAAAACTGAAGCTCTTGCGCTTATCAGCCAAATGATCACCACACAAAAGGCTTATAAAAACTCGATTTCTGTACACTGTCCTGTGCCAGTTTCAGAGTTTGAGTTTGGGCACAGAGGGAATCACCGCaagatgaaagaaaaacaaaatctttCTAGGATAGCTGATGGACGAGCAGCGGATTGCTGTCACCAGACGCtacgctcggcggcggcggtggctcggtGAGGCGCCGGCCTGACGTTGCCGACGGGCACGCGGACCACCCTACCGGCGAACATGGTGTGGAGGTCGGCGGCGTACTTGACGGTGTATTGGTAGGCGTCGGAGGAAGAGACCACCCTCGCCGGCAGCCAGATTACGAGGCAGCACCTGGCGGTGATCTTCACGTACCTCGTGCGCACGTACACGGCGGTGCCGCACGTGAGCCGCCGGACCGGGTGGACGCTCACGctcacggcggcgaccggcggctcCGACAACCCGGATGCCGGACGCGCCGGTTTCTTGGAGTTGGagcacggcggccgcggcctgGCGTCGTAGGGCGCGCCCGGCTTCTTGGGCGTCGCCGTCTTGGAGTTGGAGAACGGCGGCCGCGGcttggcggcggagggcgcggcgggggcgaggttggacgtcgtcgtcgtcgtcatcgggCGAGCGATCTTcttggccgccgcggcggcgggcgagatGGCTGTGAGGTCGGGCGCCGACGACGGGCGGGCCATGATCTTCTTGGCCGGCGGCTGCGAGGAGATGGAAGATGGCctcttggcggcggcgatggaagaagagatggcggcggtggaccTGACGCGCGAGGTGGGGAGCTGCGGCGGCATTGCTGCTATCTTGATCAAGggctgcaccgccgccgccgccgccgccgcttcttgGTTTCTAGGGCTTCTTTGGGTGGATTGTTGATGTGATGATGTGAATACTACCCCCTGTTGATTCGTTGTGCGATGATCATGTGAATTACTAGGGAAATAGATGTGTatctagtaaaaaaaactaaaaacaacTTAACAAGTGACGGCGAAATTAACCCTGATGAATTCACATCCCAGTTTTGGCCGAAAAGACTGTACTTTGTTCAAATTGATTGCCGTGTTCTTTTCCCTTCATCTTAGCACAAGAGAATTTggattataaaaattaatcatagagttgattttgtgatattttattgtatttatttttcagtatttgcttattttatataaaaacgtTTAACCTCTGGCACGAAGAAACTAGAAATTCATGTTTTGGACAGATTTTTGCTTTACATcttcaatttgtttttcatcgtataGTATCGATTGAAAATCTACATGATCAGATCGTTTAGATGCGGCACATATCGGCTGCAGAGGAAGGCATCGATGGCTAGCACATATTCATCACGACTGATCGCTTATTTATTGTCTCAATTACGACGGACATGTATTCGGTGAGTAACTACAAATACacgggaaaaaaacaaaacagaaaatcACGAAAGAAAACAGCATTAACTATTGagatgctaatgatgaattttttcttatttagtTACCAAGCTATTGGCCAAAAAAAACGTGTTAAGATGACTAAACTCGTTGTTATACAGCAACAACGACAGacatggaaaagaaaaggaaatagtTCAGAATGGTGGCCAAGCCAACCATCCCTGCACCTCATGTATTCAGAGAAGATGCTCAGCGTCTTCGCTTTCACATGTTGCCGGTCGGATAATCTTTGATTCCCTATGAACACTAATTTGTCACTAAAATCACTACGCAGAATAAAATGGAAACAGATCACTCGATAACTTTGGAAACAACTCCTGCACCAACTGtccttcctccttccctcAGTGCAAATCTTTGGCCTGCATAGCataaaatgaaacaaatatgTTATAATACTTCAATAGCAACAACCTATACCAAAAGGTTGATGTCGAAAATGGTGTATACCTGGCTCAAGCGGAACCGGTGATATCAACTCAAAACCTGCAGTTACATTGTCACCAGGCATAACCATTTTGCCTTCAGGTAACACAACTTTTCCAGTGACATCAGCAGTCCTGAAGTAGAATTGTGGACTGTAATCTGACATGAAGGCTGTGTGACGACCACCTTCATCCTTTGTAAGGACGTAGATTTCTGCATCAAACTTTTTGTATGTCTTAACGGTACCAGGTTTGCACACCACCTGAAAATAGTAACAAATGGGATGTAGGAGCatcaataaaaaagaaaaaatatcaatgagGAAGAAATGTTGGTTAAGAAGCTCAAAGCACAAGAGATGCTAGGGAATATAGTCGTTAGAGATAATGGAACTCTGTCAATATCAAAGAATTATTATTGCGTCACAGATAGCAATATCTTGATCCATCAGTTTCCTTAAGAATAGAATAAAGGTAGATTTAGATCAGCCTTCTATAGGTCCTGCTTAAAGTTAGGCATGTTAACCTGGCCACGTTGTACATCACCACGCTTAAGACCACGAAGAAGAAGACCGACATTGTCACCAGCCTGAACACAAGTTGTATCTATGAGACtccagattaaaaaaaaacaatggtgGATGGTTTAGTTTCAGAACAGTTACCTCTCCATGATCCAGTATCTTTTTGAACATCTCAACACCTGTAACTGTAGTCTTCAAGGGACCACTCTGTGACAAACAAGTActcatcacaattcacaataCCAAGAAGTATTCATCACAACTcacaatacataaaaaaaaagagtagcaACATAAAAGGTAGACTGGGAACATTGATGTACTGAAACCATGAGTTCATGTATTGCAAACACCTCAGAATCGACACAGGACAGTCCCAAAAGGgcatagaaaatatttataggctTATATAGCAGGcctacatttttatttaacaattATCATAGTCCCTAAAGAATATATCCAGTTAACCCATAATGATATACACATATTCCATGGCACAAAATGCATGAACTCAAATGTGCATACAGTGTAACATCAGGAGCAAGGTTTCAGTACAGTAATTCTGGATTCTTGAATCTCGGAAAACTCAGCAGGTTTAACGCTCAAGAACAGATATGTAGAACTAGAACATataataaacaatataaaCCATATTACTGGACTTCATTACCAGAAGGCAAATAAGATCTTTTTACTCACTTGAGTCAAACCTAAGATCTCAACATCTTCACCAGTTTTAATTGTCCCCTGCTCAACACGCCCTGTCACAACGGTGCCACGGCCCTGCAGATTGAAATCAATTGGCCCGTGTCATCATTACTAGCCAAAAAACAGAATTCTGGcacactaaaatttataattataaaacaaacgTTGGCATGATATAAACAATTAAGCTTAATACATAATAAAAACAGCATTGGCATAATAAAAACTGAGGGTGTAATGCTTAAAAGTATTTGCTTGAGTTAAACAGAATACCTATCACAGAACAAAGTGTTGCTTTGAACTCTTGTATGAACAAATAATTAGAAAACTACACCTTGAACTCTTGTATGCctatcatttttaataaatagtttTGTGTAAACAGATGATAATGAGTACATCATTTACTACACCTTGAACCTGTTCTAAAATTAGAAGGCTAATTCTTTCCACAGAACAAGATATTTCACTCATCGTACCTTGCACAGCAAAGAGTgaattcaagaaatttttaATTGTAGTCAATTAGAAAACTACagtgaagaagaaaaacagcTGTGTAGTATTGCATTGGATTAAGTCTAATCACCTGGATAGAGAAAACATCTTCTATTGGCATCAAGAAAGACTTATCAAGCTGCCTCACAGGATCAGGGATATACTCGTCAACTGCATCCATTAGTTTCAAAATGGCATTCTTTCCAATCTCATCATTAGTTCCTTGTAAGGCTGACAAAGCAGAACCACGGATGATTGGAATCTCATCCCCAGGAAACTTGTAGAAACTGAGGAGCTCTGCAGGACaacaaaaaagtaaaattaaatgaagGCACAAAAATAACACATAGAAACAATGTAAAGAATGAAGAATGCTAGCATACCACGAAGCTCCATCTCCACAAGTTCTATTAACTCAGGGTCATCAACAGCATCGACTTTGTTTAAGAAACATACAAGTGACGGCACACCAACCTAAAAGGTAGAGAGGAAAGCCTGTGTAATCAGTACAACAGATGGAATGATAGCACACTAAGACTCTCATTGAATGTGGTAAGGATCAACAATTGTCAGGAATTCAATACCTGCCGAGCAAGAAGAATGTGCTCTTTTGTTTGTGGCATAGGACCATCAGGAGCAGACACAACAAGAATACCACCATCCATTTGAGCAGCTCCAGTGATCATGTTCTAAAAATGTGCACATCAAATTAGTCTAATGCAACAGAGATGCAAGAGAATAATACTCAATTTAGCATACATAACATCTATGGTTATTGTTTATGAATAATAGTGCCCTAGATTGTCAACATATAATATCAACAACTTACCTTGACATAATCAGCATGCCCTGGGCAATCCACATGAGCATAATGCCTTTTAGCAGTCTCATACTCCACATGAGCCTACACAACCAGCACCACATATGTCATACTTTAGCTGCAAGCAATGACAAACAAATGCATCATCTATCATCTggtccaaaaaaaatagtggtaaGGCTCACCGTTGCAATGGTGATTCCTCTTGCTTTCTCCTCCGGTGCCTTGTCGATCTCGTCAAAAGCAACCGCTTTGGCCTTCCCAGCCTCGGCTAGCACCTGCAATGAGCATAAAGACGCGCTTCACGCGTTTAAATTGTTTGAACATCAAGGAAAAACTGAACTTGAGCTATATATAGCAAGTCAAACCTTCGTAATCGCAGCAGTCAGGGTAGTTTTGCCATGATCGACGTGCCCAATGGTGCCGACGTTCACATGAGGCTTCCTGCGACAGATTTAACCACAAATTCAAACCGCGAGTCACACGGATTGATCCCTAAATGCTACCCGCAAGAGGAAACCAAGAAGGGAGCAACGGATCTGATCCAAGGAGCACTCACGTGCGGGTGAAGGTGGCCATGGACCTCGCCCACAGGGTTCCAGCcataggcggcggcggctgctgcggcgccgcggcctGCGCATCCGGGAGCGCCGCGGGGCCCGGGATCACGGCAGCGCGGAGGGTGGGgatggagaggaggcggcgcgagcCGTGGCTCCGGAGCACTGCGGCTGCGGCCAtcgcgtcgcggcggcggcggcggcggcggcgctagaTGAGCGAAGGGCGAGACGGGTTTAGGGCTTTAGGCGGAGTCGAATAGGGGAGAACCCACCACCTCGAAGCTGTGTATATGGATGGATCTATGGGCCGGAGGCCCACTAGACCCATCGAGCCCAGTGTCGGTTGCCCTCGGccacaagaaagaaaacacGCGGAAATTACAGTTTTGCCACGGGATCACTGGCCGGTCCACCACAGCCACGcactcctcgccgccggcgcgcgcgcgctccacGAGCTTAGCCACCgctgccgccatggccgccgcttCCCCTGCCGCGAGGCCTCTCGCGGGCGCGTCCCTCCCGCTCCCCGTCTCCGCGAAGTTTGTCGCTCTCCCTCGGgcgtcgcctcctcccgcctggCGGCTCCTCAGCCTCGGCCGgggggcggaggcgcgggCTTCTGACTCGCCCGGCTCGCCGCGGGGCGCGCGGTCGGTGCGGTgcctcgcggcggcgggaggtggGCTGGCGCCGGAGATGCGGGCGACGCTGGACAAGGTGGTGGCATCGCACAAGGTGGTGCTGTTCATGAAGGGGACGAAGGATTTTCCCCAGTGCGGCTTCTCCCACACCGTGGTGCAGATCCTCCGGTCTCTCGACGTGCCCTTCGAGACGCTCGACGTGCTCGCCAACGAGGCTCTCCGGCAGGGGCTCAAGGAGTACTCCAGCTGGCCCACCTTCCCGCAGCTCTACATCGACGGCGAGTTCTTCGGCGGATGCGACATCACCGTTGGTATACCACTTGTCTCACACAAGCTCGCTGTTCAATAATTGAATCTTTTTAGCACCCTTGATTTCATTGAATCGGACCAGAGCTTACATGAGAATTGATACGCAATTCACCTCTTTGATCTGATGCATTGTTTGTAGATTAGGCAAATGTTGATTCCGTTCATACTATAGCTCACCAGTGCTGAAGACATGCTGTTGCCCGCTTAATCGCGTCTACTCCATAAGAAATTAATAACCCTGATCGAAACTTCTCAAGGAGATCAGAGATCAAACGTTTCTCGTTGTTCTGAATTTTGATGATGCCATAACCTCATAGGCGGcataatttagtaaaaatatttaatttgagaTACAGACAAATTTCATGGCATGACAATATGGTACTCCCTGGGAAACATGGTGCTCAGAGTATCTGATTACAAGTTTTGCgttcaaagcaaaaaaaaaatgctattgTATTGACCGTAAGTTTTTTCTCGAAACATTGTGTAGAAAACTTCCCATCCTCCAGTATAAAAGAGTGGCTTGTGAAACCCTGATCCATATTTCCAAGACATGCTCCTTCACCTTTTCCTTTCACCCCTCTCATCATTATCATTTGGTTATTATCTGGTTTGTTGTTCTTGGCTTACCAACTAGCTTGTATAAGTCTGCTCTATTATGTTTTCTCGGTGTTGCCACCTATACACTCAGAACCTATAATGTAAGGAATAACCGTTCAAAATTATGTATCATCTATCGTCCATCTTGCCAGCATAAATTAAGGTGAATGGTGCACTCAGCAACCAGCTGACTTGCAGAAAATGGTCGTgcagaagaaaacaaatccATGAAGTAAGAAATCAACACTTGAAATGTTCATCATGGTAGGATGTTTACATACTTGAAAAAACCGAAATTATCAATTCatacacaaaatatatgtggGGATGATTAATGTTGGTGTATCCTACTGTGTATTTGCAGTCTATCTTTTTGCTATGCTTGTGCttaaaagccaaaatttaaatttctaaccttaaatttggagtcaTTTTtaggggggtgggggggttcattgtagtttattctTCAGCCTTCACTTTTAGAttgcatgtttgtttttttcccttgaaCACCCAAAGATGGTCATGTTGATGTTGTCAACGTTTTAATAATTCAGTTGGATTTAATGCTTGCATTGTTTTATACTTGCAGAAGCATACAAGAATGGAGAACTGCAGGAAACACTAGAGAAAGCAATGTGTTCTTAGTAAACATTGATAGTTGAAACAACCATAGAGTACATGTAAATGTTATGGCCCTTCACGATGTGGTCTTTAGCCATGACAGAGCTGGGATGCTAAGATTGTAAACACTCCAATTCATCAAGAAATGAGGTCCAAACGTCCAATGTACTCTTCAATATAATAAATTGTGTAATTTCTAGTCGACTCATACATTTTGAGGACAAATACTTCCTTTTGCAACACTGTCGATGTCACAGCTCCAATTGTTTGTTTGGTGTATGCAGTAATACTGTACATATATGCCGCAAAAGATCGACAAAACCTGGAACGGAACATTTGCCAGACACCGTCTTGAGTTACTTTGCCCAAGTAGTTCGACATATTGTTTTCCAGTGCACAGTTTGGCTAGCATCAATTCAATTATGTAAGCACCTGTGTTCACCGTGCTTCAAGCAAGCAAAAACAGAGCTGGACAATAAAACCtcgtttttttaatcttttctaCATACGATGCATCTTCATAAACTTGAAATCACAACTGGACGCGTTACAGATCAGATCATACTGAGAACCTGCGCATCTGCAGAACCTAAGACAATCCAGACATCTGATTGAAGAATCCAAGAATTCAAATAATATTCGGGAGATACACATG from Oryza brachyantha chromosome 3, ObraRS2, whole genome shotgun sequence carries:
- the LOC102708326 gene encoding monothiol glutaredoxin-S7, chloroplastic; the encoded protein is MDLWAGGPLDPSSPVSVALGHKKENTRKLQFCHGITGRSTTATHSSPPARARSTSLATAAAMAAASPAARPLAGASLPLPVSAKFVALPRASPPPAWRLLSLGRGAEARASDSPGSPRGARSVRCLAAAGGGLAPEMRATLDKVVASHKVVLFMKGTKDFPQCGFSHTVVQILRSLDVPFETLDVLANEALRQGLKEYSSWPTFPQLYIDGEFFGGCDITVEAYKNGELQETLEKAMCS
- the LOC102708048 gene encoding elongation factor Tu, mitochondrial, yielding MAAAAVLRSHGSRRLLSIPTLRAAVIPGPAALPDAQAAAPQQPPPPMAGTLWARSMATFTRTKPHVNVGTIGHVDHGKTTLTAAITKVLAEAGKAKAVAFDEIDKAPEEKARGITIATAHVEYETAKRHYAHVDCPGHADYVKNMITGAAQMDGGILVVSAPDGPMPQTKEHILLARQVGVPSLVCFLNKVDAVDDPELIELVEMELRELLSFYKFPGDEIPIIRGSALSALQGTNDEIGKNAILKLMDAVDEYIPDPVRQLDKSFLMPIEDVFSIQGRGTVVTGRVEQGTIKTGEDVEILGLTQSGPLKTTVTGVEMFKKILDHGEAGDNVGLLLRGLKRGDVQRGQVVCKPGTVKTYKKFDAEIYVLTKDEGGRHTAFMSDYSPQFYFRTADVTGKVVLPEGKMVMPGDNVTAGFELISPVPLEPGQRFALREGGRTVGAGVVSKVIE